From the genome of Desulfobaculum xiamenense, one region includes:
- a CDS encoding PLP-dependent aminotransferase family protein, translated as MSLRFAARMESVPRSFIREILKVTQDSSIISFAGGLPNPDLFPVEAFAEAAARVITEDGAHVLQYATTEGYQPLREWIAARYRDRQGLNVTADDIVITSGSQQGLDLMGKIFLNNGDTVIMESPGYLGAIQAFSMYGPKFVGVPLEDDGPDLDALERAVKDGARLFYAVTSFQNPSGLTYTREKRQAVADILKGTDVIFAEDNPYGELRFRGENVPPLYGLRPENSMLMGSFSKIAAPGFRLGWVATSPEIRQSLVTAKQAADLHTGTVAQRIMYRYLMDNDIDQHIARIRERYGRQGRAMLAAAEAYFPEEVKVTRPEGGMFLWAELPTKRPIMELFDAAIARKVAFVPGKPFYVDGGGDNTMRLNFSNASEEVIDEGMKRLGECIKAHLAGK; from the coding sequence ATGTCGCTGAGATTCGCGGCGCGGATGGAGTCCGTGCCCAGGTCGTTCATTCGCGAAATTCTCAAGGTCACGCAGGATTCGTCGATCATTTCCTTTGCCGGTGGCCTTCCCAATCCCGACCTGTTCCCCGTGGAGGCCTTTGCCGAGGCCGCCGCGCGTGTCATCACCGAGGATGGCGCGCACGTCCTGCAGTACGCCACCACCGAGGGCTACCAGCCCCTGCGCGAGTGGATCGCCGCGCGTTATCGCGACCGGCAGGGTCTGAACGTCACCGCCGATGACATCGTCATCACCAGCGGCTCCCAGCAGGGCCTCGACCTCATGGGCAAGATTTTCCTCAACAATGGCGACACGGTCATCATGGAGTCCCCGGGCTATCTGGGTGCCATTCAGGCGTTCTCCATGTACGGACCGAAGTTCGTGGGCGTGCCGCTCGAAGACGACGGCCCTGACCTCGACGCCCTTGAGCGCGCGGTGAAGGACGGCGCACGCCTGTTCTACGCCGTGACCAGCTTCCAGAATCCCTCCGGCCTCACCTACACCCGCGAGAAGCGGCAGGCCGTGGCCGACATCCTGAAGGGTACCGACGTCATTTTCGCCGAGGACAATCCCTACGGCGAACTGCGCTTCCGTGGCGAGAACGTGCCGCCGCTCTACGGCCTGCGTCCTGAGAATAGCATGCTCATGGGATCGTTCTCCAAGATCGCCGCACCGGGCTTCCGCCTCGGCTGGGTCGCGACCAGCCCCGAGATCCGCCAGAGCCTCGTCACCGCCAAGCAGGCCGCAGACCTGCACACCGGCACCGTGGCCCAGCGCATCATGTACCGCTACCTCATGGACAACGACATCGATCAGCACATCGCCCGCATCCGCGAGCGCTACGGCCGTCAGGGCCGCGCCATGCTCGCCGCCGCCGAGGCCTACTTCCCCGAGGAGGTCAAGGTCACTCGTCCCGAGGGCGGCATGTTCCTGTGGGCGGAGCTGCCGACGAAGCGTCCGATCATGGAGCTGTTCGACGCCGCCATCGCACGCAAGGTGGCCTTCGTGCCCGGAAAGCCGTTCTATGTGGACGGTGGGGGCGACAACACCATGCGCCTCAACTTCTCCAATGCATCCGAAGAGGTGATCGACGAGGGCATGAAGCGCCTCGGCGAGTGCATCAAGGCACACCTCGCGGGAAAATGA
- a CDS encoding MarR family transcriptional regulator, producing MDRTDTLTSLLAEFLGRISSWEHHAVRDETLTLPQMHCIEILGTHGPMRMKELAERMGVTTGTLTVLADRMQRRTLVTRMQHETDRRGVVLAATDKGRAVFEHCRELHSQLVADMTADFTDEEMTTLCGLMARMTNRLRPQDGAAGHT from the coding sequence ATGGACCGCACCGACACGCTGACCAGCCTGCTCGCCGAATTCCTCGGGCGCATCTCGTCGTGGGAGCACCACGCCGTGCGCGACGAGACGCTCACCCTGCCCCAGATGCATTGCATCGAAATTCTCGGCACACACGGTCCCATGCGGATGAAGGAGCTGGCCGAGCGAATGGGGGTGACCACCGGCACACTCACCGTGCTGGCCGACCGCATGCAGCGCAGGACCCTCGTCACACGCATGCAGCACGAAACGGACCGCCGCGGAGTCGTCCTTGCCGCCACGGACAAGGGACGCGCCGTCTTCGAGCACTGTCGCGAATTGCACAGCCAGCTCGTCGCCGACATGACGGCCGATTTCACCGACGAGGAAATGACCACCCTCTGCGGGCTGATGGCCCGCATGACAAACAGGCTGCGCCCTCAAGACGGCGCAGCGGGACACACGTAA
- a CDS encoding substrate-binding periplasmic protein — protein MSTQPPLTSKHIAAPPALRVQLLVLTLLAALICAVPAQATARLNVVYTESAPWSMSVNATPSGIAVDILREAAKRAGIGLDFVSTPPRQRLRMLDSGKADLAIETFTDKGLERHADMLTPPYLTRRIFVIYSLAERTGDYPRYEKLRWHQVAVVRNRTYFDPFYTDRTISKTSCPTLGDAFARLLRHGVHAVATEECEGGYWLATHQNLARDIARTGISYNEYRPVHFALSRKSKNADAAQALGPALISMIQDGTIADIRARYLMGY, from the coding sequence ATGAGCACCCAGCCTCCCCTCACATCGAAACACATTGCCGCGCCGCCCGCACTGCGGGTACAGCTTCTCGTTCTCACGCTCCTCGCCGCCCTGATCTGCGCCGTACCAGCGCAGGCCACCGCGCGACTCAACGTCGTCTACACGGAATCCGCGCCATGGAGCATGTCCGTCAACGCAACGCCCTCGGGCATCGCCGTGGACATCCTGCGCGAGGCTGCCAAGCGTGCGGGCATAGGGCTCGACTTCGTCTCCACCCCGCCGCGCCAGCGCCTGCGCATGCTCGACTCCGGCAAGGCCGATCTCGCCATCGAGACCTTCACCGACAAGGGCCTCGAACGCCACGCCGACATGCTCACCCCGCCCTATCTGACCCGGCGGATATTCGTCATCTACTCCCTCGCCGAGCGCACGGGCGACTATCCCCGCTACGAAAAGCTGCGCTGGCATCAGGTGGCCGTGGTTCGCAACCGGACCTACTTCGACCCCTTCTACACGGACAGGACCATCTCCAAGACCTCCTGCCCCACCCTCGGCGACGCCTTCGCCCGCCTGCTGCGCCACGGCGTGCACGCCGTGGCCACCGAGGAATGCGAAGGCGGCTACTGGCTGGCCACGCATCAGAACCTCGCGCGGGACATCGCCCGCACCGGCATTTCCTACAACGAATACCGCCCGGTGCACTTCGCCCTGTCCCGCAAGTCGAAGAACGCCGACGCGGCGCAGGCCCTCGGCCCGGCGCTCATTTCCATGATTCAGGACGGCACCATCGCCGACATCCGCGCCCGCTATCTCATGGGCTATTGA
- a CDS encoding HD domain-containing protein codes for MASIRKSLLQFVFSGAYMKRWNDKLRPMNLCELDKQGHKMMVAWALYVLNSRSMPSEERVALGLRIIEGGLFDYLYRLIITDIKPPVFYQIKANPEHYQRLTAWVLEQLMPRLQPLGPELWNRLEARLTGTRRDDLADAILDAAHLYASRWEFSLIRNLGEWDEERDEIDASFMRQLEARSDLIGVNDLIKGPETPLGHFAHLCGQLRFQTRWSQTPRVPETSVLGHLFAVAAYAHFFGVVAGAGEAQRVNNFFAALFHDLPEVLTRDIISPVKQSVQPIADLIKQYEDSELERRVFGPLREGGCADVAERLEYFLGIEVGSEFAPTVCEGKAVRKVSRQDLYTQFDDEAHDPKDGEMIKICDSLAAFVEAYTALRNGISSDQLQGALWRIKSSHATTDLGDGLHIGAILADFD; via the coding sequence ATGGCGAGCATACGCAAGAGCCTTTTGCAGTTTGTCTTTTCCGGCGCCTACATGAAGCGCTGGAACGACAAGCTCCGGCCCATGAATCTGTGCGAGCTGGATAAGCAGGGGCACAAGATGATGGTGGCGTGGGCGCTCTACGTCCTGAATTCGCGGTCGATGCCGTCCGAGGAGCGCGTCGCCCTTGGGTTACGTATCATCGAGGGGGGACTGTTTGACTACCTCTATCGTCTGATCATAACCGATATCAAGCCGCCCGTCTTCTACCAAATCAAGGCCAATCCCGAGCACTATCAGCGCCTCACGGCGTGGGTGCTGGAGCAGCTCATGCCGCGCCTGCAACCCCTTGGCCCCGAGTTGTGGAACAGGCTGGAGGCGAGGCTGACCGGGACGCGGCGCGACGACCTCGCCGACGCCATCCTCGACGCCGCGCACCTGTACGCCTCGCGCTGGGAGTTCTCGCTCATCCGCAATCTTGGCGAGTGGGACGAGGAGCGCGACGAGATTGACGCGTCCTTTATGCGGCAGCTTGAGGCGCGATCCGATCTGATCGGCGTAAACGATCTCATCAAGGGGCCTGAAACGCCGCTTGGGCATTTTGCCCACCTGTGCGGGCAGCTGCGCTTCCAGACCCGCTGGTCGCAGACGCCGCGCGTGCCTGAAACGTCCGTCCTCGGGCATCTGTTCGCCGTGGCGGCCTATGCGCATTTCTTCGGCGTCGTCGCCGGCGCGGGGGAGGCGCAGCGGGTGAACAACTTCTTCGCGGCGCTCTTCCACGACCTGCCCGAGGTGCTGACGCGCGACATTATCTCCCCGGTCAAGCAGTCCGTCCAGCCCATCGCCGACCTCATCAAGCAGTATGAGGACAGCGAACTCGAACGCCGCGTGTTCGGTCCTTTGCGCGAAGGCGGCTGCGCCGACGTGGCCGAGCGGCTCGAATACTTCCTCGGCATCGAGGTCGGCTCGGAATTCGCGCCCACGGTGTGCGAAGGCAAGGCCGTACGCAAGGTCTCGCGGCAGGACCTCTACACGCAGTTCGATGACGAGGCCCACGATCCCAAGGACGGCGAGATGATCAAGATATGCGACAGCCTCGCCGCCTTCGTCGAAGCCTATACCGCCCTGCGAAACGGCATATCTTCCGATCAGTTGCAGGGCGCCCTGTGGCGCATCAAGAGTAGCCACGCCACGACCGACCTTGGCGACGGTCTGCACATCGGCGCGATTCTGGCGGATTTCGACTAG
- the rplM gene encoding 50S ribosomal protein L13 produces MKTYSPKPEDISHEWFVVDAEDKILGRLATEISRRLRGKHKAEFAPHVDCGDFIVVVNAEKIKVTGNKLDQKTYYRHTGYPGGLRETSLKDMLDTKPEEVILKAVRGMLPKNRLGRAIIKKLKVYAGPEHPHASQQPKPLDI; encoded by the coding sequence ATGAAAACGTATAGCCCCAAGCCTGAGGACATTTCCCACGAGTGGTTCGTGGTCGATGCCGAAGACAAGATTCTGGGCCGTCTGGCAACCGAAATCTCTCGGCGTCTTCGCGGCAAGCACAAGGCTGAATTCGCTCCCCACGTCGACTGCGGCGACTTCATCGTCGTTGTCAATGCGGAGAAGATCAAGGTGACCGGCAACAAGCTGGACCAGAAGACGTACTACCGCCACACCGGTTACCCGGGCGGCCTCCGCGAGACCAGCCTGAAGGACATGCTGGACACCAAGCCCGAGGAAGTTATTCTCAAGGCTGTTCGTGGCATGCTGCCCAAGAATCGTCTTGGACGGGCCATCATCAAGAAGCTTAAAGTCTACGCTGGCCCTGAGCATCCGCATGCGTCTCAGCAGCCCAAGCCCCTGGACATCTAG
- the rpsI gene encoding 30S ribosomal protein S9 codes for MSHEFYYGTGKRKSAVARTRLYENGSGQIVVNGRPYEDYFPRATLQMVIRQPLNLTKLLGKFDVKVNVTGGGQAGQAQAIRHGIARALMEFNGELRGPLKRAGLITRDARVKERKKYGQRAARARYQYSKR; via the coding sequence ATGAGTCACGAATTCTACTACGGCACCGGAAAGAGGAAATCCGCTGTGGCCAGAACCCGTCTCTACGAGAATGGTTCCGGCCAGATTGTGGTCAACGGTCGTCCCTACGAGGACTATTTCCCGCGAGCCACTCTGCAGATGGTTATCCGTCAGCCCCTGAACCTGACCAAGCTGCTCGGCAAGTTCGACGTCAAGGTCAACGTCACCGGCGGCGGCCAGGCCGGTCAGGCTCAGGCCATCCGTCACGGCATTGCCCGTGCGCTTATGGAGTTCAACGGCGAACTCCGCGGCCCCCTCAAGAGGGCCGGCCTGATCACCCGCGACGCTCGCGTCAAGGAACGCAAGAAGTACGGTCAGCGCGCCGCTCGTGCCCGCTACCAGTACTCCAAGCGTTAG
- a CDS encoding radical SAM protein: MAPTVRPNLLYADESGQIYDHPGLLMLTRRGDELALPRPDEMTPLPPGSDVFLLPGRKAIGFDEETGEAIQLEENAVAAFVCPAYTVTGVAAYATQDEAPILPLMAYSAVGYANGRFWVAAKKVDEDRRQIFEGIPNDRIEKGAQKWLRKFPDNRLVGHLARCALTFCCPAAKNLALGRFEAPLPTSQACNARCVGCISYQPEDSGFCSPQNRIDFRPTPQEVCEIMMEHNRHEKKRPVYSFGQGCEGEPLTEAKTIAKAIAAFRAAGGEGTVNINTNASLPETIEPLAKAGLNSIRVSMNSANPALYQAYYRPAGYSGFDAVRNTVTEAKRNGLFVSLNYLFFPGVNDTEGELTMLQDFVTDLKVDFIQLRNLNLDPELYLDLAKPFVPGPSMGFTNFKKRLKKAAPWLNFGYFNPFLGGE, encoded by the coding sequence ATGGCTCCCACCGTTCGCCCCAATCTGCTCTATGCAGACGAATCCGGCCAGATCTACGACCATCCCGGTCTACTCATGCTCACCCGCCGGGGTGACGAACTGGCGCTGCCCCGCCCGGACGAGATGACGCCGCTGCCTCCCGGTAGCGACGTCTTCCTGCTGCCCGGACGCAAGGCCATCGGTTTCGACGAGGAAACGGGCGAGGCCATCCAGTTGGAGGAAAACGCCGTAGCGGCCTTTGTCTGCCCGGCCTACACCGTCACCGGCGTTGCGGCATACGCCACGCAGGACGAAGCCCCCATCCTCCCGCTCATGGCCTACTCGGCCGTGGGCTACGCCAACGGCCGCTTCTGGGTCGCCGCCAAGAAAGTCGACGAGGATCGCCGCCAGATCTTCGAAGGCATCCCCAACGACCGCATCGAGAAGGGCGCGCAGAAGTGGCTGCGCAAGTTCCCGGACAACCGCCTCGTGGGCCATCTGGCCCGTTGCGCGCTGACCTTCTGCTGCCCGGCGGCCAAGAACCTCGCGCTGGGGCGCTTTGAGGCACCGCTGCCGACCTCGCAGGCCTGCAACGCCCGCTGCGTGGGCTGCATCTCCTATCAGCCGGAGGACTCCGGCTTCTGCTCGCCGCAGAACCGCATCGACTTCCGCCCCACGCCGCAGGAAGTCTGCGAGATCATGATGGAGCACAACCGGCACGAGAAGAAGCGCCCGGTGTACTCCTTCGGACAGGGCTGCGAAGGCGAACCGCTGACCGAAGCCAAGACCATCGCCAAGGCCATCGCCGCGTTCCGAGCGGCAGGCGGAGAGGGCACGGTGAACATCAACACCAACGCCAGCCTGCCCGAGACCATCGAGCCGCTGGCGAAGGCCGGTCTTAATTCCATCCGCGTGTCCATGAACAGCGCCAACCCGGCCCTGTATCAGGCCTACTACCGCCCGGCGGGCTACAGCGGCTTCGACGCCGTACGCAACACCGTCACCGAGGCCAAGCGCAACGGCCTGTTCGTCTCGCTGAACTACCTCTTCTTCCCTGGCGTGAACGACACAGAGGGCGAGCTGACCATGCTTCAGGACTTCGTCACCGACCTCAAGGTGGACTTCATCCAGCTCCGGAACCTGAACCTCGACCCCGAGTTGTACCTCGACCTCGCTAAGCCCTTCGTGCCCGGCCCGAGCATGGGCTTCACCAATTTCAAGAAGCGCCTGAAGAAAGCCGCGCCGTGGCTGAACTTCGGCTACTTCAATCCGTTCCTCGGCGGCGAATAA
- the purM gene encoding phosphoribosylformylglycinamidine cyclo-ligase, translating into MTDRAKAYTEAGVNIGAGNEFVSRIKSMVASTFTGGVVTDIGGFGGLFKLDTNAMESPVLVASTDGVGTKLKLAFQYGRHDTIGIDLVAMSVNDILVQGAKPLFFLDYFATGKLDISTAETVLSGIVEGCKQGHCALLGGETAEMPDFYAPGEYDLSGFCVGVVDNANIVDGSSIRPGDKIIGLASSGIHSNGYSLVRKLANEAGLKGDDIFPGTDATAAEVLLTPTRIYVETVRGLMRDMEIKGMCHVTGGGFYDNIPRILPRGVVAQIEFGSWDILPVFSWLKEQGKLGWPEMLQIFNCGIGYILIVPEEIADDVVSRANGMGEKAWLIGEVVPQKKVDKEQVIVNFPQAR; encoded by the coding sequence ATGACCGACAGGGCAAAGGCCTACACGGAAGCTGGTGTCAATATTGGCGCCGGCAACGAGTTTGTTTCGAGGATCAAGTCCATGGTCGCCTCGACCTTCACCGGCGGGGTTGTTACGGATATCGGCGGATTTGGCGGACTCTTCAAGCTGGACACCAATGCGATGGAAAGTCCGGTGCTGGTCGCCTCTACCGATGGCGTAGGCACCAAGCTCAAGCTGGCCTTCCAGTATGGCAGACACGATACCATCGGTATCGATCTTGTGGCCATGAGTGTCAACGACATTCTGGTTCAGGGTGCCAAGCCTCTGTTTTTCCTCGATTATTTTGCGACCGGCAAGTTGGACATCTCCACTGCGGAGACCGTGCTTTCCGGTATCGTCGAAGGCTGCAAGCAGGGCCACTGCGCGCTGCTCGGCGGTGAGACGGCCGAAATGCCCGACTTCTACGCTCCCGGCGAGTACGACCTCTCCGGCTTCTGCGTGGGTGTCGTGGACAACGCCAACATCGTTGACGGTTCCTCCATCCGCCCCGGCGACAAGATCATCGGTCTTGCCTCGTCCGGTATCCACTCCAACGGATACTCGCTGGTGCGCAAGCTCGCCAACGAGGCCGGACTGAAGGGCGACGACATCTTCCCGGGAACCGACGCCACTGCCGCCGAAGTGCTGCTCACCCCCACGCGCATCTACGTGGAGACGGTCCGTGGCCTTATGCGCGACATGGAGATCAAGGGCATGTGCCACGTTACCGGTGGCGGCTTCTACGACAACATCCCGCGCATCCTGCCCCGTGGCGTGGTGGCCCAGATCGAGTTCGGCTCGTGGGACATCCTGCCCGTCTTTTCCTGGCTCAAGGAGCAGGGCAAGCTGGGGTGGCCCGAAATGCTTCAGATTTTCAACTGCGGCATCGGCTACATCCTCATCGTTCCCGAGGAGATCGCCGACGACGTTGTCAGCCGCGCCAACGGCATGGGCGAGAAGGCCTGGCTCATTGGTGAAGTTGTTCCGCAAAAAAAGGTTGACAAAGAGCAGGTTATCGTTAATTTTCCCCAAGCGCGCTGA